The DNA segment ACTCTCGACAGGGATTCACTTTGGTGAATTATTCCTTGGCTGAGAGGTTTTCTTTCGTACTCTCGACAGGGATTCACTTTGGTGAATTCtttcttggccgagaggttttctttctTACTCTCGATAGGGATTCACtttggtgaattcttccttggccgagaggttttgtttcgtactctcggcagggattcactttggtgaattcttccttggccaaGAGGTTTCGTTTCGTACTCTTAGCAAGGATTCACTTTGGTGAATTCATATATAGCTGGCAAGTCTGATTTCATTAAGTGtggtgcctcgttaaaaccttgtTCAATAAAAAACCCTTGGGAAAAAAGATTGAAGGTAGGAAAGAGTACACCTATGATACATATTagctaaaatacatttttaaatgaCTGGCGTTCCACGTCTTGGGAACTTCCTGGCCATTCAACTGTTCCAGGCGGTACGCGCCGTTTTGAAGATTCTCTCTGACTTTGAAGGGGCCTTCCCAATTTGCATTGAACTTTCCTTCCGTCGGGACCTTGCGAGCTTCTCCCTTCATCCTCCAGACCAGATCTCCCTCTTGGAACGCTCTGGGTTTAgtcttcgagttgtatcttcttGCAACTATCTGCTTGCAAGCTTCTTCTCTTATCTTGGCCTTGTCACGCGATTCTTCGTTTATCTTCAGGTCATGGAGTTCTCTTCGAATTGTCGGTTCTCCGACTTCTAGGCAGCATGGCATTTGTGTCGTAGGTGAGGTTGTACAGGGTTTCCCCAGTTGCCGAATGGGGGGTTCATCGATAGGCCCAGAGAACTTCCACGAGTTCTTCTACCCACTTACCTTTTACACTACCGagtcttttttttaattcattcaaGATGACTTTGTTGGCCGTTagtttgcgggtgttccacaGAGCTTGTCTTGTGTCGGATACCCAAGCTTTCATAGAATTCGACCAACTTCCAATCTGTGAATTGTCTTCCGTTATTCGTGATGATGGTATGCGGGATTCCAAACCTGCAAACGATGTCTTTCCATACAAAACTCTGGACTTGTCGAGCCGTGATGCTTGCGAGGGGTTCTACTTCTATccattttgtaaaataatcaaTTGCTACCAACAAAAACTTTCTTTGTCCAGTTACTGGTGGGAAGGGGCCCACTATATCCATTCCCCATAGAGCAAACGGCTAGGGAGAGCTAATGCTTTGGAGATTGTGAGGGTGAAGGTGGATTAGTGGATCGTGTTCTTGGCAACTTACGCATTTCTTCACAAAATCGGCGCAATCAGTTCTTAGTGTCGTCCAGTAGTATCCAACCATCAGGACTCTAGTTGCTATCGTTCATGCTCCGAAATGTAAGTTGCATGCTTCTTGATGTAGTTCTTGCAAAATGTATTTTGCCTCTGCTTTCGAAACACACTTAAGTAGTGGGGTAGAGAACCCCCTTCTATATAAATCTTTTCCTGTCATGATAAAATCATAATCTTTTTTTGTGAGAGATCAGTCATGGCTTTCTTTCCCTTCTTCTCAGTCTTTGGTTGTTTTTTTCATGTCGGATACCCAATCTTCCTCTCCTTACTCTGTTACCATGCATTCTCCGATGGGGACTGACAGAGTTGGTAAGGTTTGTTGGATGATAGTGGCATGTCAACCTTTCGGCTTAGTGGTAGCCAGTTTTGACAGGTTGTCAGCCCTGAGGTTGTCTTGTCGTTTCACGTGACTTACAACGACACTTTGAAATTGGTTGATGATACTAACAACTTTGTGATAATACTTCAGGAGCAAGGGATCTTTAATTTGGTAATCTCCATTGATGTGTCCGACCATAAGCTGTGAATTTATCTTACATTTTACCTTTCGGCTCCCACGTCCTTAGCTAAAAGTTTTCTGGCTATGAGTGCTTCGTATTTTGCTTGATTATTGGATGTTAGGAACCCGAAACGTAAAGACCGCTCAATTTGTATGTTTTCTGGTCCTTCTGTGACGATTCTGGCTCCTCCTCCTTTCTTACTTGAAGAGTCATCGACATGCAGTGTCCACGTGGTTTCGGGCTCTCGACATTGTTGCAATTCTTCCATGAAATCTGCCAAGCATTGGGATTTGGTAGGCCCTTGTGGTTCGTACTTGATACTGAACTCAGATAACTCGACTAACCAACCAATCATTCTTCCCGCCAATTCGGGTTTCTGCAGTATCTTATTGATCGGGAAGTCAGTTCGCACTATGATCTTGTGACTTTGAAAGTACTGTCGGAGTCTTCTGGAAGTGTGAACGAAAGCTAGAGCTACCTTTTCAATTACTTAATACCTGGTTTCGCCATCTTGTAGCACTCGACTTACGAAATAGATTGGTTTCTGCTCTGTTTGCCTTGTACAACGGTGGCGCTTACGGCTTCCGGCGATGAGGCCAAGTAAACCAGCAAAGGCTCTGTGCGGGTTTACTCAGAATGGGCGGTTGTGCTAATGTCCGCTTTATGGCTTGGAAAGCCTCCTCACAATTTTTGTTCCATGTGAAGCTTTCTGCTTTCTTCATAAGCTTCAAAACTGGTCTGATATTGTCTGCTAATCTAGGCATGAACCTGGACAATGATGTCAACCTTCCTACCAGCCGCTGGACCTCTTTCAGGTTGTTCGAACTTCTCATAGTTTCCAGGACTCGACATTTGTCATGGTTGGCCTCAATTCTTCGGCTCGTCAACATAAAGCCTAGGAACTTGCCCCCCTCCACTCTGAACACACATTTCTTCGGGTTAAGACACATGTTATACTTCCTTATCTGCTGGAAGACCTCTACCAGGTCATTCACATGTTGCTCAACGCTATCCGATTTTATGattatgtcatcaacatatacttccATAGTTTTCTCAATCTGCTCTCGGAACATTCAgtccatcaacctttgatagGTTGCTCCGGCATTCTTCAGGCCGAATGGCATAATTTCGTAACAGAAATTGGCTCTGTCGATAATGAAAGTTGTCTTTTCCCGGTCTGTCAAGTTCATGCGTATTTGGTTGTATCCGGAGTAGGCATCAAGGAAGCTCAACATTTTATGGTCGGTTGCCCCGTCCACCAATCGGTCAATACTCGGTAATGGGTATgcgtcctttgggcaagctctATTAAGATGAGTATAATTAGTGCACATCCGCCACTTTCCGTTATTCTTCTGCACTAAGACTATATTCAGCAACCATGTAGTGTAATGTACCTCTCGGAAGAAACCATCATCTAGAAGTTTTTGGGTCTCCTCCTCGGCTATTCGTCCTTTCTCGCCAACCAATTTTCTCTTCTTCTGGGCTACTGGCCTGACCTCTTTACAGATCGATAACTTGATAACTTGTGAGAAATTATTCGGGGGTCTATACCCAGCATGTCGGTCGCCGACCATGCGAATAAGTTTGTGGTGTTAAATAGAACAGCTGTGATGAtgctcttttctttctctcccAAGGTGGATCCCAATCGTGTATTTTGTCCTTCCCGGCCTACTAGACATAGCACCACCTCTTCCTTTGGCTCTACCTGAGGTTCGTCATTTGGTCTACGATCCAAGTCATCACCTAGAGTTATATGATGAACCTCGGCCATATGGGTTGGTGTTGGTGGCAGAAGGATCTTTAAACTTGCGGCGTAACATTCTCTTGCGGTCTTTTGATCGGCATGAAGGGTGACCACCTCTCGGCCCCGGCTCGGGTTGTCGGCggggaatttcatggctaagtgAGGTGTCGAGAATATAGCTCCTAATTTATTGAGGGAGGATCGTCCGATTAGGATATTGTAAGATGTTTTGGCATCGACCAACAAGTATCTGATCTTGATTGTCCGACAGTCTTTGTTTCCTTCGCCAAACTTGGTGTCTAAGTCAATGTATCATCTAGTGTTGACTTTTTGTCCCGCAAAGCCAATAATTTGCTCATCATATTGGACAATGTCGTCATCTGATATGCCCATTTTATTGAAGGTTTTCCAATACAACATGTCCACAGAACTCCCTTGGTCTATCATAGTTTTCATGATGACAAAGTTGGTTACCTCAATAGTGACCACCATGGGATCGTCGTGTCTTGGGTTTATGTTCCTGAAGTCTGCATTTGTGAAAAGCATAGGCGGCAGGTCTCTTCTATTACTCTTGTTAATGGAGTATACAAAGTTGACTGCTCGGAAGTGCCTTTTTCGGGAGGACGAAGTCGTACCTCCCCTGCGAAACCCCCGGATATTGTGTTTATTACTCCCGTATGGGCATGGCTCCTCGGAGGTCCCTTCCTTCTCGGCCTTCTCATCCTCGTCGTTCGTTCCCTGTGGTTTTTCTACCTACTTCTTGCTTCTTTCCAGCATTTGCTCCGGTTTTTCCATCTTCATGACTTGTTCGGACGAAACGTCGCAAATGACCCTCTTGTATGAGTTCTTCGATCTTATCTTTCAGAGCCCAACAATCTTCTGTAGTGTGCCCAAAATTGTGATGGTACCGGCAATGTTTGGTATGATCCACACTCTACAGGGTGGGGGTTCTGCTCGGTGCTCTAAGATGATCGGCATTGAGTGTTTCTTCCATGGCTTTTGATCTTTCGGCTATCAGGAGAGTGTAACGGGTAAAACGTGGTCCTTTGGGAAAGTCTCTAGGCTTCCCGAATTGCGTTGGTCTATTTCTATCTCCCCTCCTGTCAGGTTCATCAAATGTCCGAGAGCTTTGTTTCAGAATTCTTTCAATTCTTCCAGCTGCATGTATTTGGTGGCTCTCTGGCACTCATCCAACGTTGCGGCCGGCTGCATGCATAAACTATCTGAAAATGGTCCTGGCTTTAGTGTAGTTACCATGTGGTGCATTGCCACTTCGGGACTTAGGTATCGTATGTCCAAAGCCATCTTGCTAAATCTGTCCAGAAAGGCTCTCAGGGACTCCGACGTTTCTTATCGAATATTCACTAAGGCGATCAACGTGAGGTGGTGAGGTCAGCTGGTAGTGAACTGAGCTCCGAACTTAGTTGTAAGTGTGTCAAAACAATCTATGGACTGGGCCAGTAGTCGGGGTGGACCAGCTTAAGGCAGCCCCCTTAAGAGAGGTGGGAAATATTCGGCACCATAGCGCATCTTCTGCTGTGTGCAAGCCAACCTGGGTCAGGTACGCATTCATATGTTCATCCGGGTCCGTGGTTTCATCGTATTTATCCAACGTGAGATTGTTCCAAGTTCCCGGCAAATGAACTTCAAGGATGGTTTCAGAAAAGGGGCTTCTCCGGAGAGCCATTCCTAAGGCATTAGTTGAGGTCGGCCTGATATTTTTTTGATATGAACTTTCGACCTCAGGTACGTCCGTATCTGCGTTATCACCCGGGGGATATCACCCACGGCTTCCGGGATGTCCGACTTCTCAACGAGCTTTTGTTTCATCTGGGCATTCTCCTTTCTCAAAGTTTCCATCTCCTCTTCACTCCTGCGTTTTATTCCTCTAATCTCttcttcacttttcttttttaagaaCTCCATCTCCTTTTGTATCTTCAAGATTAGTGCCATAGGATCTGGCTGACTGGCTTCCTCTTGCGCATTCCTGTTGCTCGTCATGTTCCTCGTAGTTACCATGTGGATATTTCGCGGGGTTTCCTTtcggccccatggtgggcgccaaaatgttcctACAAGACTAGAACCCTGCATAACACTTCTTTCCCGATCTCACGGTTAGGCTTCTTTCGGCTAGATCTCTGATCTGGACACGATGGGGGTACCTACGAagacactctgacgatcaagtcagtccGAGAGCTAGGTACCAGAGGAGTAGTGAGTGAATAGTTACCTCGAGTGTTGTGCCTCTCCCTCTATTTATACTACTATAGATGGGCTCTGACTGTTATGAACCTGCTTTTGAGTCCAGTTGGAGGCCCAATTGCAGCTGAATCATGTTTTACGTTTAATCTGGTTTATTCTCGTCTAATTACGTGTCTGGCTGTAATCCTTGTCGGCTATCCGACCATGCGGTAGTACAAGATAAAGAtgtattattgataataatttAGATTGTATGAGACTAAGGATAATCACATAAAGAAGTTGCAAAAGatgttattaatttaaattaattgaatCTTTTAAAAAGTGTGAGTATCTTCTTTAAATTCTTAGTTAATCTAATCTCACTATATGTAAGGAaatcaatattaaattaaaatgtatataaacATATTGAACtaaagaatttattttaaaattattttcattaataattacatctttattttttaagtttacttgttaactatttttataaattcttaTTCACATGATAACAATGTAAGAAAATTGtgggaaaaaataaaaaatatatatataataaaaaaatctaaataaaacaaaaattagaagaaaaaaattgagataaaattaaaaatgatctTTGTCTGCAAAGTTTCAGAAGAAAACATGACATGCAACTATAAAAGCAGGTGTTCTGAGAAGGATGAGAGTGGAAAAAATTCGTAGAAATGAATAGAGGAAACTTTTTATTCCCTAGGAGAAAAACTGCTGTGAACTCGGCagcaaaaaaaaatagtagtaGAGCAACTGAGGATAGATTGAGTCAGCTGCCAGACGAAATGTTATTAAAGATACTTTCTTTTTTAGATGTAAGGTTTGTAGTTCAAACCTGCTTCTTGTTGAGCAAAAGATGGAGGAATATTTGGGCATCCTTACCGGTGCTCAATTTGGATGACTCGTCATCTGAGGATTTGGTATCTTTTGAGAATTTTGTACATAGTTTTATGTCTGCTAGAGATTCTTCTAGCAACATTTACAAACTTAGGTTAGAGTGTGAGAATGAACTTGAGGATCACGAATTTGTAGATTCTATCATTGATTATGTTACTGATACACCATCCATATCCACAACCATTCAGGTTCTTACAATCTCTGTTGAGTCTGTCGTGACAAATCTTCCTGAACTTTCTGTGTGTCATTCTCTCAGTGTTCTTAATCTTAGTTACATAGCTACTGAGACCACAAATTTTGACATTCCTTCTCTTAAGAAATTGATCCTCCGTGATTGTCGATTTGAATGTGGGATGGGAGATTCCCTTGACCTATTTGAAGAGTGTGTTAATCTTCAGTATCTCTATTTTCACTCATGCGTCTATTATGGCGATGTCAAGAGTTTCATAATCTCTGCTCCCCAACTTATACAGTTGGATATATCAGGTTTTAGAGTCGATGAGATGTTTGATGAGGACTGTGAGATCGAGCTTGTGACACCAAtgcttaaatattttaaatacgaTGACTCCAATTTGTATTCTTTTTCCAGTGATATTGATCTTAACTTTGTGGAGAAAATAGACATGGATGTACGTTGGGAGACTAGCTATACTCGTCATGGTGTATATGAGGAGGATGAGGAAGATACTGATCCATTGTATCGTCTGATCGAGTTATTTGAAATACTTGGACAAGCAAAATTTATATCTTTCTCAACTGAAATCATTCAAGTAAgtatttcttttatcaaatatgATATTTCAGttaataattagttgctatcttactataatttaatatttgaattacAATGTTACATAATGTGATCATTCATATTATTCGTAGGTTTTATCTAGGTTTCCTGAAATATTGGAGGATCAATCTTCTCCCTTCACTAGAATGCAAACTTTTGAGTTAATCAATGGTACCACTTCTGGTATACCTAGTGTTGTGCAAGCCTATTTATTTGGTGAAACttcttgatttgatttataTCAATACAAGGTATGAACAAAATAAAGTTAcatgaaagtgtttttttttaaacaaaaatcacATAGGTTTTTTAATAGTGTCGTGTTTTTTTGTTACAGGTACAAGAAGGCAAAAAGAGGTTGATTGAAGATTGCTCATGAAGAACTTTGAAAGAATTTCATCTCTGGATTAGAAGTTGTGTTTTCTCTGAATTTTCATAggtttttttttgtgattttgttATGAACGGTTGGTTATTTTGTTATCCTGATGTAAGAGACatgttttgatgttttttttctgttctttAATGTCGAATTTTACTTTTTGCATTTGATTCCCAATTATGTGTATCACGATCAGACAGATTTggttttatcaattttattttgtttggttTTGTTACATAAAATTCACAGTTTCTATGTTTCTTCTAACCAACCGCTTATAGTTTATATGTTTAAATCCTATATTAAacaataaacttttattattttattttcttttatattcttctgagtttttttatcataaacttTTAcgtttaaaataattcaaataacatttattaattcgactaaaaaaataacttcattAAAGTTTGTACGTGGAAATAATATGTTTTACTTAAatatattgatttaattttcttttaaatataatattattcacTTATCCTTTCTTATTTCTTAGTACACATAATATTAActattcatttaaaatataacattagAAATAGTTATATGGCATCacatgttaaaaaaaaagtgtgtacAAAATACACATAAGAGTCCATTTTGTTTATACTTTCTAAAtcattctttataaaaaaataaaagtcaaATGTTAAATCTAATGAGACAAATCTTCTTGCCCATATGCATCTATTTGATGATTAATAtcatatattataaatacatatatatttaaattaatcttcAATGTAACACTTGTACTAGATCGTTTTCAAcgttataattatataaattgtatttaacataaaaaccaaaagaaaaagaaaagtaaactCAATCTCGAATTGTTTACCATGACACTACCATGTCATAGGAAGAGAAGTTAAATGACCTCTATAAAATATAGTCTTTTAATTAAATGAATGTCTTTCTTAAACATCTGTGTCATAATTAAATTAACTATATATCATCataaagtttaattattttttaagaaataaacaATGCATTTGGTTTGTCTAATTCTAAggaaataatgaattattttaattaacttagaTAAAAATTTGAAGACCATAATTTGACTCAGCTGTAAATATAGGTATTTTGATAATACGATCAATGGTTAACAATGGTTCTGATGTAGTAAAAAATATTCTCTTtaacaatttaataaattaatattttaattacaaatatttgatttataatttaaaatactattatattattataataaattatcaaaTGAATGCTTTTTAGTGTCAAAGTAACatctttaaaatttgaattcaaTAGCTTATTactgttaaaattaaaaatatacaacTAACCATGTCTAATAAAAAcactataaaaaatattcttacagatgaaaatatttaatgtttcaTAAACAGTTGTGTCATAACAAACTATACATTGAATTATTTTGAAGAAATAAACAAGCAATTGGGTTGTCTAATTCCAaggaaataataaattatttgaatcAACCTAGATAAAAATCTGAAGAGTAGTGCTCGTAATTCGACATCCTATAACCTAAAAAAGTTCACCTAACAATTCaattacatttattattttaattcaaaatattattatatatatattaccacAGTAAATTACCAATGAATGTAGTTTGCTTTTTCAGTGTCAAAGCAACAACATCTTCGAAAATTGAATTCAACAGCTCATTgctgttaaaattaaaaacacacTACTAAGCATGGCCAATAAAACACCATAACTATTGTTTTTACAGAAGAAATCACAGTGACTTTATGCAGATATTTGAAGCAAGTTGATGTTCATCTCTGTCAGAAGCATTTGAAACTAGGTGGAGAGTAAAAAGTGAAATTGAATGGTGTTGACGGAATATTTTGAAGGTTGCAAAAAACACAGAAAATAGAGAAACGTGCAGCAGAGTATTATCACACTCAACCTTTGGATTATGTGACAGAATTTATTGCCAATTAAGTTGCATGGTTTGCACAGAGCAAGTTGAAGGTGTGCATATGCAGCAGCCAAACAAAACGCATGCAAATATGTATCAGCAGACCCTACCTTAATATGTGTGAACTCTCTTATGACTTGCAGAATCTTATTTATTACAAAGGACAAATTAGGTCAGTTTTGGATATGTTCaaactatttataataataataataataaataacttttgATGTTTTTGAATGTTTAAATCTAACCGTTAACTGTTTTCATCATTTCTTATTAAACAAATAGGTAATGTACTAGACTAAACATGTAATGCAAAGACATAATGTGTAATAGAATGGATTTTGCAAAAATCAGATGAAACTTTTGTCAAGTAGAGTCGTTGGtctttttaaattctttaatattcgtttttttaatcaaatgtTGAAATGAAGATGTTTATGTTTAAgatatttatgttaatttagGTATAATTAACATATTCCAATTGGTGTTCTAGAGTGTTCTCTGTGATTGTCTCGAAAAGGGAAAAAACATTAAAAGcaatatttaatatttgcaCATTCAGTCGGTGGTATCAAGAAATatctctaaaaaaaaaaaatatatatatatatctcttTAATATGTTGTATGCACACCATTAATAGTTTTAGCTTGCATAAGAACTGTACCTGTATATAATAAGCTGATTATAGCATACGAAATTTATCTACAAGTTTTGCTCTatctataaattttaattatatacaaacttatatatataagtaaatatataattttggataatttatctttcttttttttttaaattttaatattattgatatttttatttaaaaatattcataatgttttaataaataaattattaactatattaatgtttaaaaaataagcatttaaatatcaataaatatattcattttatttttcaaccCCTTTTGCCTGACAAAGCCTCTTACTTCactttgtttttcctttcatttgaggtgggatttttcttttttttcattattttctttcctttttctgaaaaatattgacttttatagaaattaaatacatttcatttctttttatctcactttgttaaaaaaaatcttttagcACTTCTTGTTCATTAAGTTCAGAAAATGTTCGTTGCTCGTGCCTTCTTTTTGTTCTTTTGAACAtgctttttgtttttgttcACTTTTTCTTAAGCCCAAAATTTTCAGTGGATTATCGTGGGCCTGATTGACT comes from the Phaseolus vulgaris cultivar G19833 chromosome 8, P. vulgaris v2.0, whole genome shotgun sequence genome and includes:
- the LOC137826921 gene encoding F-box/FBD/LRR-repeat protein At5g53840-like encodes the protein MNRGNFLFPRRKTAVNSAAKKNSSRATEDRLSQLPDEMLLKILSFLDVRFVVQTCFLLSKRWRNIWASLPVLNLDDSSSEDLVSFENFVHSFMSARDSSSNIYKLRLECENELEDHEFVDSIIDYVTDTPSISTTIQVLTISVESVVTNLPELSVCHSLSVLNLSYIATETTNFDIPSLKKLILRDCRFECGMGDSLDLFEECVNLQYLYFHSCVYYGDVKSFIISAPQLIQLDISGFRVDEMFDEDCEIELVTPMLKYFKYDDSNLYSFSSDIDLNFVEKIDMDVRWETSYTRHGVYEEDEEDTDPLYRLIELFEILGQAKFISFSTEIIQVLSRFPEILEDQSSPFTRMQTFELINGTTSGIPSVVQAYLFGETS